Proteins found in one Mangifera indica cultivar Alphonso chromosome 15, CATAS_Mindica_2.1, whole genome shotgun sequence genomic segment:
- the LOC123197771 gene encoding derlin-1-like codes for MSTPAEYYNFLPPVSKAYGVLCLMATAAQRLRLYDAWNIALTYEDVFRRFQIWRLVTNFFFLGPFSFPFAILLIIIAKYGVSLERGPFDKRTADFLWMLIFGAISLLVMAVVPFLWTPFMGPSLVFMIVHIWAREFPNARMNIYGVVSLKGFYLPWAMLALDFIFGVPLLPNFLGMVAGHLYYFLTVLHPLAGGKYIFKTPLWVYTFLGLFAFYFWS; via the exons ATGTCTACACCAGCAGA ATATTATAACTTTCTGCCACCAGTGAGCAAGGCTTATGGAGTGCTCTGTTTAATGGCCACAGCTGCTCAACGTTTACGACTTTATGATGCTTGGAACATAGCTCTCACATATGAAGATGTTTTCAGACGTTTTCAG ATTTGGAGGCTTGTTACcaatttcttcttccttggaCCATTTTCATTCCCTTTCGCAATTCTTCTCATCATAAT AGCAAAATATGGTGTTTCCTTAGAGAGAGGGCCTTTTGACAAGAGGACTGCGGACTTCCTATGGATGTTAATCTTTGGAGCAATCTCACTCCTG GTGATGGCTGTTGTTCCATTTCTATGGACTCCTTTCATGGGACCTTCCTTGGTGTTTATGATTGTGCATATTTGGGCCCGTGAGTTCCCAAATGCACGAATGAACATATATGGAGTTGTGTCATTGAAG GGGTTCTATCTTCCGTGGGCAATGCTTGCACTGGATTTCATATTTGGTGTTCCACTGCTGCCGAATTTTCTTGGTATGGTCGCAGGCCATCTTTATTACTTCCTCACGGTTCTTCATCCTCTTGCCGGTGGAAAATACATATTCAAGACTCCTCTCTGGGTGTATACTTTTCTGGGTTTATTTGCTTTTTACTTCTGGTCTTGA